One window from the genome of Pseudanabaena yagii GIHE-NHR1 encodes:
- a CDS encoding class I SAM-dependent methyltransferase, translating to MSFVNPRISNNYLFDIYRHEYFHRKQDGYNDYESIANLRIKTFEKWYRDLDPYCINKGIALDIGCAAGYFLDVLQEHQWQVEGIELEHRMYDLLIQKGYTISNEPLEYFTAAHQYDLITMFDVIEHLPELQKDFAKISSLLSDQGILAISTPNIESLQYRIFRRRWFQFKPVEHLYYFSPSTLKRLAQDHGLRVEVMKRSGQYSNIPFIVDRLEHYGFYNLARLFSLIVKLFGLDNLNWYADTGSIFVILRKVE from the coding sequence ATGTCATTTGTTAATCCTAGAATTAGTAATAACTATCTCTTTGATATTTATCGTCATGAATATTTTCATCGTAAACAAGATGGATATAATGACTATGAAAGTATTGCTAATTTAAGAATTAAAACCTTTGAGAAATGGTATAGAGATCTTGATCCATACTGCATAAATAAAGGAATCGCTCTAGATATTGGTTGTGCCGCAGGATATTTTCTTGATGTTTTACAAGAACATCAATGGCAGGTCGAGGGAATAGAACTGGAGCATCGTATGTATGATTTGCTTATTCAGAAGGGATATACCATCAGTAATGAACCTCTAGAATATTTCACTGCCGCACATCAATACGATCTGATCACGATGTTTGATGTAATTGAACATTTGCCTGAGTTACAGAAGGATTTTGCGAAAATTAGTAGTTTACTTTCAGATCAAGGTATTCTTGCAATTTCCACACCTAATATCGAGAGTCTCCAATATAGAATTTTTAGAAGACGATGGTTTCAGTTTAAGCCTGTGGAACACTTATATTACTTTTCTCCTTCAACATTAAAACGACTGGCACAAGATCATGGGCTACGGGTAGAAGTGATGAAAAGATCTGGTCAATACTCAAATATACCCTTTATTGTCGATAGACTAGAGCATTATGGATTTTATAATCTGGCAAGATTATTTAGTCTGATTGTTAAATTATTTGGTTTGGACAATCTGAATTGGTATGCTGATACTGGAAGTATATTTGTTATTCTTCGTAAAGTTGAGTGA